From a region of the Drosophila virilis strain 15010-1051.87 chromosome 3, Dvir_AGI_RSII-ME, whole genome shotgun sequence genome:
- the mus301 gene encoding helicase POLQ-like, translating to MSRKQFRNKGSTPEYNVNAKRICVDHNKPGPSVAGAMQMSESIFWPDNDASFFSHAKLEELFSGQDAVVSAPFSSQTSNKFHQSQSDDSLFGDISLPSAEEAVPRTELDQKSPKEQSFKEIDLKDLSMAEIDIFHGADDYSDPVVQNTQLFMDAIAFKVPKSPERTQMLAPQPKEDSITMSTSMSFISKSILEGIVHGTQYETYEALQNRSMLQAQQELAALDQLDWQTQAFAEFESAKDEPDNSFPSKGDFYGLPDRVKNLIFEHKGIKSLYEWQDECLNLPAIRKRKNLIYALPTSGGKTLVAEILMLRELLCRQRNVLFILPYVSIVQEKVSAMSPFAIALDFIVDEYTAGKGKCPPQPQRKRRSLFIASIEKGAVLMDSLIDAQRPHEIGLVVVDELHLIGERGRGATLEAFLTKVMFLNANIQIVGMSATIGNLNEISAFLNADVYTRGFRPVELREYIKCGHDLLEINSAGQTLEEIFVPQRTVSYNYSPAVERADPDHLAGLISECAPEHCCLVFCPTRKNCENVALLLSRIVPKQKFFEHRQSEKADLMSALDKMCGILSPVLAKTLPYGIAYHHSGLTTDERKYIETAYRFGVITVICCTSTLAAGVNLPAKRVIIRAPYVGQEFMTLCKYKQMVGRAGRAGLGEAGESILITQSKDNFLVGQMLFSPMDKALSSLDQLDAVGLQSLILSVIGLNLADCRRDLNRLVNSTLLAVQAGALEIAVDELVLRILRDMFKNKVLQLRETVPKGKSNSSDIMTTQDINQSNRSASDRRLLISQSTRFQLTNIGRAAFKAGIDYKRAFAIHRELQQAQQQLILTSYVHLLYLVVCFNSNERGDEMFPADANILFREYTSLSTQTQALFKQLGFTEAHAARLAKTQSVQGPLALQLNRLYKVLILADVLALVPLPSVASKYNVERGTLQQLISQCTAAASAIVRLCEQIDEFWCYRPLFERINQKMDRCGTLELESLLELPAVKINRAKQLYAAGFKTIEDVAKTRPIALVKAVEFMPLKVATEIISAAKIILMKKLDHLEEATEALKSCLCTSESQSC from the exons ATGTCAAGAAAACAGTTTAGAAACAAAGGTTCAACACCCGAATATAATGTCAATGCAAAACGAATTTGTGTCGACCACAATAAACCAGGCCCAAGCGTTGCAGGCGCCATGCAGATGAGCGAGAGTATCTTTTGGCCGGACAACGATGCAAGTTTCTTTTCCCATGCCAAGCTGGAGGAATTGTTTAGTGGACAAGATGCTGTGGTGTCGGCACCTTTCAGCAGTCAAACCAGCAATAAATTTCATCAGAGCCAATCGGATGACAGTCTGTTTGGCGATATTTCATTGCCTAGCGCAGAAGAAGCAGTGCCAAGGACTGAACTAGACCAGAAGAGCCCAAAGGAGCAGAGTTTCAAGGAAATCGACCTGAAGGATTTGAGCATGGCTgaaattgatattttccaTGGCGCTGATGATTACAGCGATCCAGTAGTACAAAATACGCAACTTTTTATGGATGCAATTGCCTTTAAGGTACCAAAATCACCAGAGAGAACACAAATGCTGGCTCCGCAACCCAAAGAGGACTCTATAACCATGTCGACATCAATGTCATTCATATCCAAGTCCATTCTAGAAGGCATTGTGCACGGAACACAATATGAAACATACGAAGCTCTGCAAAATCGCTCCATGCTGCAGGCACAACAAGAACTGGCGGCGCTCGATCAGTTGGACTGGCAGACGCAGGCGTTTGCCGAGTTCGAAAGCGCCAAGGACGAGCCCGACAACAGTTTTCCCAGTAAGGGCGATTTCTACGGTCTGCCGGACAGGGTGAAGAATTTAATATTCGAGCATAAGGGCATCAAAAGTTTATATG AGTGGCAGGATGAGTGTCTGAATCTGCCAGCCATACGAAAGCGCAAAAATCTAATTTATGCGCTGCCCACTAGCGGCGGCAAAACTTTGGTTGCCGAAATCCTAATGCTGCGCGAGCTGCTCTGCCGCCAACGCAATGTGCTCTTCATACTGCCCTATGTGTCCATAGTGCAGGAAAAGGTGAGCGCCATGTCACCGTTTGCCATTGCGCTAGACTTCATTGTGGACGAATATACGGCGGGCAAGGGCAAATGTCCGCCACAACCGCAACGCAAACGACGCAGCCTGTTTATTGCATCCATTGAGAAGGGCGCCGTGCTTATGGACAGCTTGATTGATGCCCAACGTCCACATGAGATCGGTCTGGTTGTGGTTGATGAGCTGCATTTGATTGGCGAGCGCGGCCGCGGCGCTACATTGGAGGCTTTTCTGACCAAGGTCATGTTTTTGAATG CcaacattcaaattgtggGCATGAGCGCCACCATTGGAAATCTGAATGAAATTTCGGCTTTTCTCAATGCAGATGTTTATACGCGTGGCTTTCGTCCAGTAGAGCTACGGGAGTACATCAAGTGTGGACATGATTTGCTGGAAATCAATTCGGCTGGGCAAACTCTCGAAGAAATATTTGTTCCTCAGCGCACCGTTAGCTACAAT TACAGCCCCGCTGTGGAGCGCGCCGATCCAGATCATCTAGCGGGCCTAATCAGCGAATGTGCGCCGGAGCATTGCTGTCTGGTGTTTTGTCCCACGCGCAAGAATTGTGAGAATGTCGCGCTGCTACTTAGTCGTATTGTGCCCAAGCAAAAGTTCTTTGAGCATCGCCAGAGTGAGAAAGCCGATCTTATGAGTGCTCTCGACAAGATGTGTGGCATCTTAAGTCCTGTGCTGGCCAAAACGTTGCCCTACGGCATTGCCTATCATCACTCGGGACTGACCACGGACGAACGCAAATATATTGAGACCGCATATCGATTCGGTGTCATCACGGTAATTTGTTGTACTTCTACCCTGGCGGCGGGCGTAAATCTGCCCGCCAAGCGTGTGATTATACGTGCGCCCTATGTCGGACAAGAGTTCATGACTTTGTGCAAGTACAAGCAAATGGTTGGACGTGCTGGACGCGCAGGTCTAGGCGAGGCGGGCGAGAGTATTCTGATAACGCAGAGCAAGGACAATTTTCTTGTGGGGCAGATGCTATTCTCGCCCATGGACAAAGCGCTTAGCTCGCTGGATCAGCTGGATGCCGTTGGCTTACAG TCTTTAATACTGAGCGTCATTGGCTTGAACCTGGCTGATTGCCGACGCGATCTCAATCGTCTGGTCAACAGCACTTTGCTGGCCGTACAGGCTGGCGCCTTGGAAATAGCCGTTGATGAGCTGGTGCTGCGCATTTTGCGTGACATGTTTAAGAACAAGGTGCTGCAACTGAGAGAAACTGTGCCTAAGGGCAAATCCAATAGCTCGGATATTATGACTACACAGGATATTAATCAGAGCAATCGCTCGGCTTCCGATCGTCGCCTGCTCATAAGCCAATCCACACGCTTTCAGCTAACCAACATTGGGCGCGCCGCGTTCAAGGCGGGCATCGATTACAAACGCGCCTTTGCAATACACAGAGagctgcagcaggcgcagcagcagctcataCTCACCAGTTATGTGCATCTGCTGTACCTGGTTGTTTGCTTCAATTCCAATGAGCGTGGCGATGAAATGTTTCCTGCTGATGCTAACATACTCTTTCGCGAATATACTTCCTTATCGACGCAGACACAGGCGCTGTTCAAGCAGTTGGGCTTTACGGAGGCGCATGCGGCCAGGCTAGCCAAGACGCAGTCGGTGCAGGGTCCGTTGGCTTTGCAGTTGAATCGCCTGTACAAGGTCCTCATTCTAGCTGATGTACTGGCCCTCGTGCCGTTGCCCAGCGTGGCCAGCAAGTACAATGTGGAGCGCGGCACGTTGCAGCAGCTAATCAGTCAGTGCACGGCGGCGGCCAGCGCCATAGTGCGTCTGTGCGAGCAAATTGATGAGTTCTGGTGCTATAGGCCACTGTTCGAGCGCATCAATCAAAAAATGGATCGCTGCGGCACGTTGGAACTGGAGTCGCTGTTAGAGCTGCCCGCTGTTAAGATT AATCGGGCGAAGCAGCTCTATGCGGCGGGCTTCAAAACCATTGAGGATGTGGCCAAGACGCGTCCTATTGCGCTAGTGAAAGCTGTGGAGTTCATGCCACTCAAAGTGGCCACGGAAATTATATCAGCTGCTAAG ATAATATTGATGAAAAAACTGGATCATCTGGAGGAGGCGACGGAGGCGCTGAAGAGCTGCCTTTGCACAAGTGAATCACAATCatgttaa